GTGGCCACCATGGCGCCCGCCGGCGCGAATCGCAGCGCCCGCCGGCCTCCGCGGTCGAAACGCAGCGCCACGGCTCCGAGCACGAGGTTCAGTGCCGCCAGGGCCATTGTCGTGTTGCGCAGTCCGAAGAGCGGCACGAGCACGAACCCCGTGCCGAGCGAACCGGCGATGGCTCCCACGGTATTGAACGCGTTCACGCGGCCGATGCGAAGTCCCACGACCTCCGTCCGCTCGCGCGTGTACAGGCTTCCGACGAGGGGGAACAGCGCTCCGAGGAGGACGGAGGGAGGAAAGAGCGTGATGAAGGCGATGAGGAACTCGTACGCGACGGTGTAGCCCCCGAACCAATCCTCGAGGTGGAGGGCGGGAAGTCGCGCGAAGGCGTGGAGGATGAGGACGGCCAGCAGTCCGATCGCGAGCTGGATCGCCCCGAAGTGCCTCAGCGTCGCCCGTCGCCGTCGCAGGACCCAGCTCGCGCCGGCGCCCCCGAGCGCGAGCCCGGCGAGGAAGACCGTCAGCATGAGCGAGAACGAGTACGCGGCGTGCGAGGAGTGGATATAGAGGATCCGCGCCCACACGACCTCGTAGCCGAGCGCGATGAAGCCGGAGATGGCGTACGCGATCGCCACATAGCGCAGCGCCCCGGCCGAAATCGGGAGCGCCTCCTCAGCGGGTCCGGTACGCGGCCCGGCCGCAAGCGCCGAATCCGCTTCGACATCGCCCATCTCGCTCGTCGCCCGGCCGGCCCGCCCGGCCGGACCCAGCCGCATGAGCGCGAGCGCCCCCGCCCCGACGAACAGATTGATCGCTGCACCAAGGAAGATGGTCTCGCGCGCCCCCAGATACCGGAGGAAGACGAGTCCCGTGAGGACGCAGCCCAGGGCGGCGCCCGCCGTGTTCACGAGGTAGAGCCGGCCCACGTCGCTCCCGACGCGCCCGCCGTGCGTCGCGTAGATCCGGCTCATGACGGGCAGCGTGGCCCCGATGAGGAAGGTCGTCGGCGTGAGCACGGCCAGAGAGAGGACAAGCCGGCCCAGCGTGAGCCAGACGCCTCCGGCCGGGAGGGCGTTGCTGAGCCCCGGGTAGAGCGCGTGCAGGGCCCCGAGCAGGAAGGGCGACAGCGCCGCGAGCGCCGCGATCCCCACCTCGAGTGCCGCGTATGTGCGCAGGGGCCGCGCGTGCGCATCGATTCGCCTGCCCATCATGTAGCTGCCCAGCGCGAGCCCGATCATGTAGGCCCCGATGACCGTGCTGTAGGCGTAGACGCTGACTCCGAAGGTGAAGACGGACTGCCGCACCCAGGCGATCTGGTAGATCAGCCCGCTGACCCCCGACAGAAAGAAGAGGGCCAGCAGCGCGATCCGCCGTACACGGCTATCGGGCGTCATCGGTTGGGGCATCCAGGTCGGCGGGCTCGTTCTGGACGGGAGATGAGGTGTCGGTCGGCGGCAACGTAGTCTGCCCGCTGGGTAGTCGATAGCCCGGCGCGGTCCGCCGCCCCGGCGTCACACCGGGCGCTTCCCGCCGTCTGGCCGCGGCCGGACGCGGGCAACAAGTTTCGCAGGTACGGTCCACCTGATGACCACGCGCCGACTCGAGGAGCGTCCGATGCGAACGACAGCGATGACCCTGCGGACCGCGGTGCTGGCCGCGGCCTTCGTCCCCTCCGCTCCTTCCGCCGCGTATGGCGCCGCTCCGGCGATGGCTGCGGCTCGCGCCCCGGCGGCCCAGGAAGTGACGGCGATCCGGGCCGGTCGGCTCATCGACGGCGCGGGCCAGCCGGCTCGCGACAACCAGGTGATCATCGTGCGCGGCGAGCGGATCGAAGCCGTGGGCGACGCGGCCGCCGTCGCGATCCCGGACGGCGCCCGGGTCGTCGACCTGACCGGACACACCGTGATGCCCGGGATCGTCGACGCGCACGCCCACCTTTCGATCCGGCCCGACGTTCGCACGCTCCGGGGCCAGCTGGAGGGAATGGAGCAGCACGACGCCATGCAGATGGCGCGCATCATCCGGAACATCCGGGTGCAGCTCATGTCCGGCGTCACGAGCGTCTACGTCGTCGGCGAGGTCCACTACAACGACATCCAGGCCTCGCAGGCCGTGGAGGAGGGGATCGTTCCCGGCCCCCGGATCTATCCCAGCGGGAACTTCATCTCGACCACCGCCGGCCACGGCCCGGCGGAGTACCGGACGACCAACGGACCCTGGGAGATGCGCACGTTCGTGCGGCAGAACTATGAGATGGGCGCGCACCACATGAAGCTGACGATCACCGACCGCGCGCGGGTGGGGCCCAACAACGGCACCCCGTACGCTCCGGGCGAGAGCAACTACACGAAGGAAGAGATCGACGCGGCCGTGAACGAACTGCACCGGCTCGGGATCGAGGCCACCGCGCACGCGAACGGAGAGTCCATCCGCCTGGCGGTCGAGGCGGGAGTCAACTCGATCCAGCACGGCGGGAACCTCAACGAAGAGTTGATGGACCTCATGGCGAGCCGCGACGTGGGGTTCGTGAACACGTACACCATCGGTTTCCAGAGCGTCTTCAACGAGTGGGGCTTCCTCGACAACGAAGCGGGCGACATCCGCGACTGGCTCGAGCGCGGGCGTCAGGTGCACGCGCGGGCGCTTGAAGAGAACCCGGGGCGGGCGCAGCGGCGGCTGGACCGCCTCGGGCAGCTCCGCCGCTCGAAGGAGAAGGGCGTCAAGGTCGGCATCGGGACGGACAGCATGCACGGGTACATGCTGTTGGAGATGGAGAACCTGGTGGCCGCGGGGTTCACGCCGCTCGAGGCGATCACGGCGGCCACCGGGCTGAACGCCGAGATCGTGGGGATCGAAGATGAAGTGGGGACGGTCGAGGTGGGCCGCTTCGCCGATATCATCGCGATCGACGGTCGGCCCGACGAGAACATCCGCGACATGGGGAATGTGGCGTTCATCATGGTCGGCGGCCGCGACCAGTCCGCGCTCAGTTTCCGGTAACGGCGCCTACCAGGGGGTAACGGCGCCTACCAGGGCCTTGACGCTTCGTCGTGGACCGTGGTGGGCAAGCTGTAGGACTGTTCGAAGTCGCCCACGTTGGAGATGTCGAGCATCTCCATGTAGTCGTACCCCGAGTCGAGTTTGTGGAATCCCGGAATCCGCTCGAGTGCCACCCTCCTCAGCCGGTGCTTCAGCCACAGCAGCGGAACCTGTCGGACCCTCTTGGAGGGGGGGAACAGGAACTGATCGGCGAGTTCGTCTCCGACCAGTTCCCGGCACACCTGGTATATGAACGTGGCGAAGGGCCGGCGTTCCTTGGGGTCCTTCACGCCCAGCAGGAGCGGAGCGCTGTTCACGATGCTGTTCGCCATGATGATGGCATCGTCGTCCGGGGCGGGCTCGCACAACATCCCGATCTCGAATCTGCGGCGCGCATCATCGTAGTCCTCGAAGAGGATCGCCTCCGGCACGCCCATGATCCAGGCGGTATACCTCCACACGTGGACGTAGCCCTCCCACTCCATGTCGCTGAATTTTGCGCCGAGGCGCCTGGCGTGCTGGAGGAGACGCGCCGAAAAGGTGGTCGAAGCGAGCAGGATATTGGCGGCACTGATCGGCATGCCGTGCGCCGCCGTGTCCCATTCGTCGCAATCCTTGAGCAGCATCCTCGACTGCGCATGCACCAATCGGATACGAAGCGTCAATCGCCACCCATCTCCACCCGGCTCCATCCCGCCGGGGAGGTACTGGTCGGCCAGGTGCAGGAGGTTCTGGCGGAGGCGGCGAACCCCGTTCTGAGTGATGCGGCCCCGAATCCGGAAAGACTTGCTGATCAGCGTCGAGAAGCCTTCCACGATCGCGGCTCCGGCCAGGGCTGCCGGTATGATGTTGGAATTGCGGATGAAGCCGCGCGTGGCCGCCTGCGCCAGCTTCGGATCGTACCAGTCCGGAATGACGGATACCTCGCTCACCAACTCCCTGAGGGAGTCGGGCAGGCCGTCGGGCAACTGAAACGGATCCCGCAGGGCCGAAGCGATGAGCGGGTGCACCTCGCTGGGAGCGAAGGCGGCCGCAAGATCCTCGACGACGCGATCGGCAAGGGGGTCGCCGAGCATCGTATGGCGGATGAAATCGTCCGCCAATCGGGCGTCGACGGCCCGCGCCGCCTCGTACCCGGCAGCGTAGCTGGACGGAATCCTCATGTGCGTGTTGATTTCAATCTCTCTCCATTTCAACCGAAGAGAATACGTCCGGGCACGGATTAGCAAAAGTTTCGGAGGCGTGACGCACGGGGTCCCTTCGCCCCGCGCTCTGGCGAATCGGTCGCGCGCCGCGTAAACCGTTAGCAGCCTGCGGCAGCGTTTCAGGCGAGATGCGGCGCCGCTCGAACGCAGCCGGGTTCTGCCACGGGCTGCCGGATCTGCGAGAGCCGCATGAGGGGAGGTGGGACACATCACGGAGGAACACGGCGTGAGTGACGACGGTCACTTCGACCGAGAGAATATCCGGGGCCCTATCGGTTTCATGGCGAAGAACGGCATCGCTGCGAACGTCGTCATGCTGTTTCTCGTCCTCGCCGGGCTGGCCTCGGCCCGGAACCTGGTCCAGGAGGTCCTGCCCGACTTCTCCCTGGACCGCGTCCAGATCGTCGTCCCGTATCCGGGCGCGGCTCCGGAGGAAGTCGAGGAATCCATCGTCCGGCGGATCGAGGAGCAGATCCGGGCGGTGGACGGCTTGAACCGGGTCGAAGCCACCGCCTCCGAAGGGCTCGCGTCGGTGATCGCGGAGTTCACTTCGGGAACGGACGTCAACCGCGCCCTCAACGAACTGAAGGCGGAAGTCGACCGCATTCCGACCTTCCCGGCAGCCGCCGAACGGCCCGAGATACGGGAGATCACGAGTCGGCAGAGCGTCATCCGCCTCCTCGTGTACGGCGATGTGCCGGAGCGTACGCTCAAGGAACTGGCCTACGACATCGAGGAAGGACTCTCCGCCCTTCCCGAGGTGTCGCTGGCCGAGATCAGCGGCGCCCGCCCGTACGAGATCTCGATCGAGGTGCCCCTGAGACGGCTTCGGGCCCTCGGTCTGACGTTGGACGACATCGCGTTCGCGGTGCGGCAGAGTTCACTCGAGCTGTCCGCCGGCAGGGTATCCACCAGTGGCGAAGACATCCTCGTTCGCACGCTGGGACAGAACTACGAACAGGTGGATTTCGAGGAGATCATCCTCCTCGGCCGCCCGGACGGCACGTCGGTTCGGCTCGGCGAGATCGCGACGGTACGGGACGGGTTCGCGGACACCGATCTGAGCGTGCGCTACAACGGACAGACCGCGGTCCGCGTCGACGTGTACCGGACCTCCGAAGAGCAGGTGCTGGACATCGCCGAAGCCGTAAAGCGGTATCTCGACGTCGAAGTCGTGCCGGCCCTGCCCGAAGGCGTCTCGGTAGAACTGTGGAAGGATGATTCGGAGGAAGTCTCCGGGCGCCTCGGCCTCATGACGGAGAACGCCCTGATCGGATTCGCGCTCGTCTTCCTGGCGCTGGCGCTCTTCCTCGAAATCCGGCTCGCCATGTGGGTGGCCGTGGGTCTGGCGGTCTCCTTCATGGGCGCGTTCCTCGTGATGGGCTTCCTGGGCATCTCGATCAACATGTTCTCGCTGATGGCGCTCGTGCTGGCGCTGGGCATCGTCGTGGACGATGCAATCGTCGTTGGAGAGAGCATCTTCGCAGAGAGGGAGCGGGGGCAGCGGGGCCTTGCGGCAGCCATCCGCGGCACGCGCCGCGTCAGCACGCCCGTAATATTCTCGGTTCTCACGACGATCACGGCCTTCGCCGCGCTGCTGAACGCCCCCGGCCCGCAGGGAGAACTCGGCCGCGGGATTCCGCTCGTGGTGATCGCGGTGCTCGTGATCTCGCTGATGGAATCGCTGCTCGTTCTCCCGAACCACCTCTCGCATCTGGCCGCTCCCGGCGTGCGGAGATCCGGCGCCGCCCAGCGGATGCTGCACCGGGCGCAGGGGGCCGTGGACCGGATCATGAAGCGCATCGCGGACGGCCCCCTCGACCGCGGACTCCGACTGGCGACGGAGCAGCCGTCCATCATCCTCGCTGCGGCGGCCGGCCTGCTCGTGATCTCGCTGGGGGCGGTGGCATCCGGCATCGTGCCCAACCAGTTCATTACCCCGATCGAGGGCGATGTCGTGTCGGCGAACCTGGAGATGCCGACAGGGACTCCGGCCGAACGCACGGCCCGGATCGTCGGGGAAATCGAAGCCGCGGGGCATCGGGCCGTGGCCCGCCTTTCGGAGGATGGCGACGGAGGCGAGGACCCGCTGGAGTTCGACGTCGCCGTCACCGTGGGCGAGTTGGCGGCGCTGTACGATCCTCTCGGCGGGGACGCGGTGGAGGCGGCTCGCGGCCACCTCGGCACGGTGCAGTTCAAACTGCACGACTGGAACAGCCGGGGCATCGCCGCTTCCACCTTCGAGCGCGTATGGCGCGAAGAGGTCGGGACTCCGGCTGAAGCGAAATCACTCTCCATCTCCTCGAACCTTCTGGGTCTGGGGCTGCCCGTTCACTACGAACTGTCCCATCCGGACCCCGATCGCCTGGAGGCCATCGCGGGCGAATTCACCGCTGAACTGACCGGCATGGAGGGGACGTTCGACGTCCGGAGCAACCTCGATGAGGGGTTCCGGGAACTTCAGTTGGAGTTGAATCCGGCGG
This DNA window, taken from Candidatus Palauibacter soopunensis, encodes the following:
- a CDS encoding efflux RND transporter permease subunit — its product is MSDDGHFDRENIRGPIGFMAKNGIAANVVMLFLVLAGLASARNLVQEVLPDFSLDRVQIVVPYPGAAPEEVEESIVRRIEEQIRAVDGLNRVEATASEGLASVIAEFTSGTDVNRALNELKAEVDRIPTFPAAAERPEIREITSRQSVIRLLVYGDVPERTLKELAYDIEEGLSALPEVSLAEISGARPYEISIEVPLRRLRALGLTLDDIAFAVRQSSLELSAGRVSTSGEDILVRTLGQNYEQVDFEEIILLGRPDGTSVRLGEIATVRDGFADTDLSVRYNGQTAVRVDVYRTSEEQVLDIAEAVKRYLDVEVVPALPEGVSVELWKDDSEEVSGRLGLMTENALIGFALVFLALALFLEIRLAMWVAVGLAVSFMGAFLVMGFLGISINMFSLMALVLALGIVVDDAIVVGESIFAERERGQRGLAAAIRGTRRVSTPVIFSVLTTITAFAALLNAPGPQGELGRGIPLVVIAVLVISLMESLLVLPNHLSHLAAPGVRRSGAAQRMLHRAQGAVDRIMKRIADGPLDRGLRLATEQPSIILAAAAGLLVISLGAVASGIVPNQFITPIEGDVVSANLEMPTGTPAERTARIVGEIEAAGHRAVARLSEDGDGGEDPLEFDVAVTVGELAALYDPLGGDAVEAARGHLGTVQFKLHDWNSRGIAASTFERVWREEVGTPAEAKSLSISSNLLGLGLPVHYELSHPDPDRLEAIAGEFTAELTGMEGTFDVRSNLDEGFRELQLELNPAGRSLDLTLDRFATQVRSAFFGAEALRVPRGREDMRVWVRLPEEERNSATDVENYLVRTPGGEVPLGQIASAGFSRSSAAIHRVDGRRAVTITADVDPRIATGQQVNARLDNEVLPRLTSENPDLAYAYGGQRKEQDHAISVLGRSLILALLIMYSLMAIPFGSYTQPLIIMAAVPLGAIGALAGHMLLGLSWGLWSLYGLVGVFGVVVNDSLMMIRFINDLRDSGLEPSEAIISGAKERFRAIMLTSITTFLGVAPLVFETSTYAQHLVPLATSVGFGVFIATILLMVVVPALVMTQYNLEARRERWRLARA
- a CDS encoding fused MFS/spermidine synthase, whose product is MTPDSRVRRIALLALFFLSGVSGLIYQIAWVRQSVFTFGVSVYAYSTVIGAYMIGLALGSYMMGRRIDAHARPLRTYAALEVGIAALAALSPFLLGALHALYPGLSNALPAGGVWLTLGRLVLSLAVLTPTTFLIGATLPVMSRIYATHGGRVGSDVGRLYLVNTAGAALGCVLTGLVFLRYLGARETIFLGAAINLFVGAGALALMRLGPAGRAGRATSEMGDVEADSALAAGPRTGPAEEALPISAGALRYVAIAYAISGFIALGYEVVWARILYIHSSHAAYSFSLMLTVFLAGLALGGAGASWVLRRRRATLRHFGAIQLAIGLLAVLILHAFARLPALHLEDWFGGYTVAYEFLIAFITLFPPSVLLGALFPLVGSLYTRERTEVVGLRIGRVNAFNTVGAIAGSLGTGFVLVPLFGLRNTTMALAALNLVLGAVALRFDRGGRRALRFAPAGAMVATIVAVAILPTGFYLGSYYTEVDRLIFYKEGVETTVAVLEVPEDNYKISFVNGRDEVPTDRASMAAFRLLGHLPPLLRPGARNALVLSFGNGIATGTMNTHDIPIIDAVDLSPEMMEAAAVYSEENYDVLDSDRLRLHVEDGRNFLLRAEASYDIISVDATHPANASSWALFTSEFYQLIESRLAEDGVFMQWIPIHGVREEDYRDILRTVWDVFPNMVLWSTGSTHSYVVATRDPMSSVVMQSVLTRAAANPIVVRDLGPPETIAGYVAMAEADLTGYIGRGPVITDNDAFFMPAR
- a CDS encoding oxygenase MpaB family protein, giving the protein MRIPSSYAAGYEAARAVDARLADDFIRHTMLGDPLADRVVEDLAAAFAPSEVHPLIASALRDPFQLPDGLPDSLRELVSEVSVIPDWYDPKLAQAATRGFIRNSNIIPAALAGAAIVEGFSTLISKSFRIRGRITQNGVRRLRQNLLHLADQYLPGGMEPGGDGWRLTLRIRLVHAQSRMLLKDCDEWDTAAHGMPISAANILLASTTFSARLLQHARRLGAKFSDMEWEGYVHVWRYTAWIMGVPEAILFEDYDDARRRFEIGMLCEPAPDDDAIIMANSIVNSAPLLLGVKDPKERRPFATFIYQVCRELVGDELADQFLFPPSKRVRQVPLLWLKHRLRRVALERIPGFHKLDSGYDYMEMLDISNVGDFEQSYSLPTTVHDEASRPW
- a CDS encoding amidohydrolase family protein, whose protein sequence is MRTTAMTLRTAVLAAAFVPSAPSAAYGAAPAMAAARAPAAQEVTAIRAGRLIDGAGQPARDNQVIIVRGERIEAVGDAAAVAIPDGARVVDLTGHTVMPGIVDAHAHLSIRPDVRTLRGQLEGMEQHDAMQMARIIRNIRVQLMSGVTSVYVVGEVHYNDIQASQAVEEGIVPGPRIYPSGNFISTTAGHGPAEYRTTNGPWEMRTFVRQNYEMGAHHMKLTITDRARVGPNNGTPYAPGESNYTKEEIDAAVNELHRLGIEATAHANGESIRLAVEAGVNSIQHGGNLNEELMDLMASRDVGFVNTYTIGFQSVFNEWGFLDNEAGDIRDWLERGRQVHARALEENPGRAQRRLDRLGQLRRSKEKGVKVGIGTDSMHGYMLLEMENLVAAGFTPLEAITAATGLNAEIVGIEDEVGTVEVGRFADIIAIDGRPDENIRDMGNVAFIMVGGRDQSALSFR